CTTGTAATATATTCCTAACATCCGCATCCTTTTTTTGAGCATCAACAGTGACTGATCGAATTTTCATATCGAAAAGCTTTCCAATCAAAAATGACGATGGCCCGCCAATTAAGGCTAACAATGCTAAAAAGAAATCAATACGAGCTAAATATATAAACACAACAACAGACATCAAGATATGGAAAAGTATATTAAATACAAGAAAATCTATAATATGGCTAGCTGCTGGAGCATCTTTGTTAATCCTGTTGACTAAATCACCTGAAGAATATTTATTTGCCTCAAGAAGAGGGATTTTGTTACATTCTTCAAAAAATTTAAGCGTGAAGTCTCTAGAAATATAAGAGATCGTATAGTTTCTTAAAAGAAACTGTATAATCATCATCGCCAAACAACCCAAACCGATAGCTAAACTAATTTGTACAAATGTCATTAATTTCTCAAGCGAACCCTCATCGATAAGATTGATAAAAAACTGTTGAATCCATGTATTTCCTACACTAAATATGATATCTATACTGATGAATAGAATTGCCAATATGAATATGAACAAATAGGGTTTTGAATAGTTCATCATATATCTTGTAAGGGTAAATGCACTCAAGTTTCCTTTCAAATGACTTCCTCCTTTGAATCGTCATAATACATTCTATAAAATTCACCCTTTTTTTGAACTAAATCTTTATGGTTACCTGATTCTATGACATATCCATCTTCCATAAATACAATTTGATCTGCATTTTGAATTGTTGCTAAACGATGAGAAATAATCAGTATGGTCTTTCCCTTAAATATCTCTAGAAGTTGTTCGACAATCAACCTTTCATTCGTGGTATCTAATGATGAGGTAGGTTCGTCTAAAATCACGATGTCTGGATTGGATAAAAATGCTCGTGCAATAGTAATCCTTTGTATTTCCCCTCCCGATAGTTGCAAACCATCCTCACCAATAACACTGTCATATTGCTTACTTGTATTTCTAATAGAATTATGTATTTGTGCCGCCGTCGCTGCAGTGATTACCTCTTCCCATGTTGCCCCTTCTTTTCCTATCGCAATGTTTTCAAATATGGATCCTGTAAACATAACAGGATCTTGTGGAATATAAGCAATGCGGCTCCTCCAGTTTGCAATATCCATATCCTGAAGATCATGAATCCCATAGTAAATTTTTCCGTTGTCCGGTTTGTACAACGCTAACAATAGATTAGCCAATGTACTTTTCCCGCTCCCACTAGGACCAATAAGTGCCGTTGATTTTCCCTTTTGCAGTGTCATCGAGATCCCCTTTAATGACAGTTGACTTTGAGGATATGAAAAATAAACATTATCGATATGGATATCTTCAATCTGAATTGGTCCATTTTTCTTTCCCAGTTTTTGCTCTTTTGATAGATCTAGCAATTCAAATATACGGCGTCCATGCGCTAATGAATTTTGAAACTTGGCCCATACTCCGGCTAAGCCCGCAAGTGGAAATGCCAATCTTTCAAACGAAATAGCAAAAGCCACAACGTCACCAACATTTAATTGATTTATTGAAACCAAATAACCACCATAACCAAATACATATAAAATGCCTAACAACCATATTAATGTATGGCTTCGAAACAGGGCAACTTCATACTTTTGAACTTTAAAGTGATAGTTTAGATACTGATTGTATTTACTCTCTAGTACCTGCTTCATTCTTTCCGTCAGGGAATAACTCCTAACCACTTCTGCTCCTTGGATTACATCTTGAATAAATGATTCTTTTTCTGTTATTGCATTTTGCCTTGATTCATACAGACCTCTCATAGGTTTTGAAACAAAATTAATGAGCATAGGTAGTATTACTGCTAACACTAACGCCCCTATTGTTAGAGGTATATGAATAAACGAGAAGTAAGAGAGTAGAAAAATGATCTGCAATACATTTCCAAGTACTTCCTGAGATTTAATATTTACACCAGATTGTGCCTCTCGAACAGAATCAGTAATTCTATTAATAATATCGCCAGTATGATACTTGTCTAAATCAGCCATTTTTGTATTCAATGTATTCTCTACTACGTTGGATTGCATATAGAGGGTTGAGCGAAGCGTCAGTTGTTCAGATAACGTTTTTTTAAAAATGGCTACGATTAAATTTACACTTAATATACCAATCGCCAAAAACACCGTATTGATAAGTAAGCTCATGTTTTTATCTACTGCCGCATTTGCCAATCTATTAAACATTTCTGCAGTAGCAACGCTTAACAAAGCTAGAATCAATGTTAGAAGGCACAGGGTAATGTACCATATGAGATAACGCTTCCCCATTTTAAGCAATCTTATAAAAACATTTGAAGTTGAAAAAATCTCCATTACACAACTTCCCTTTCTAAAATTTCAAATATAGATTATTGTTTAAAGGTTTATATAATTTTAAATCAATTATACCATTTTTATTCCCATACGATCGTTATTCTTTATTTTTTGTTATGGCATTTCGTATTACAATCCAGCGTATTAAAAAAGCGGGGTTGTCTCAAAAGCCTCTTAAAAGTAGAAAACCTCGAGACATTTGAACAGATGCCTTGAGGTTTTTCATGTTTTATAATTTGAGTGGCGATTGATTTTATGCAGAGTCAGAAGATTAGCGTAGTCAAAATACGTAGACTCCTGCGGGAACAGCACGAGCTGAAGATCCCGCAGGAAAGCGATTTTTTGCTTTCCGAGGAAGCTGAAGCCGTGCCCGGCGGCATAGAAAACACGAGGAGGTCTTCTCGAGTCGATGTTGCACTTGTACCCTTTAGGGTGCAAGCGAAGTATTTTGATGAAGCGGTTTAATTCTATTACCAGAAAAAAATCTTGAAATTATTCTCATAAGGTCATTTTTTGACCTTATGGGACAGCCCCACCTTTTCAATACATTATTCTTTTTCTATTGCACTTTGATAGATATCCAGATACTGATCAAGACCTAGACCTTCAAAACCTTCTACATAGGCGTCCCATTCTTTATCAATGTCTTTGCTGCCAACGATAAATTGGGCAAGGTTGGATTCTACATAATCTTGGATCGCCGTGGTGATTTGTGCAGCCGCTTCGGTATCATCAGGACGGATATAAACCCCTGTTGGGTAATATTCTTCTGGGGCATACGGTGCATACACCTCCGTCGCTTGAGCGAGTCGTGTTCCATACCCTTCAGCTGTGAGCGGGTCTTGCCCTTCTGCAAACAGATCACGGAAATCATTGGACAAATCCTTCGGTCCTACAAGAGACCAGCTTTCATTGACAACGACATTCGGATCTCTTTCAGGGAGATTATAATAGCTATACTTTGCCGGCTCCCCCTTGATGTTTTTTTCCTCAGCTTCGGCCATTTTCCAACCTGAACCTTCGCTTGGACCGTATTCACTATACAAAGAACCTTCCTCACTGAACAAATAATTAGCAATTTCAATTGCTTTGACTTGCTGAGCTTCCGTTGCCTTGTTTGTAATCGCAAATTGGAATTCAGCAATGCCTTTTTCTACTCCAGCAAGCTGTACTCCCTCTGGTCCTTCTAATGGTGGTACAATCGTCCAATGCTTGTGTCGTTCAGCTTCTGGATCGTAGGTATCTACCAAATAACTAATTAACGCTGTTGTGACTGAACCAACCACTTCATCGCCTTCACGATTTCCAAGCTGTCCAATGGCTTGATCGTTTTGCGTAAACGCCGCCTGATCAATCAAGCCTTCTTCATAAAGCTTATTCATATAAGACAAGCCATCTCGCCATGCTGGCTTGTTGGCTGCAAAATCAACTTTGCCATTCTCCAGCAACAAATACTTATCGTTGTCGTTGTAGATAAACGAGTTCATCAAATAGGCGTCAATGTTGCCGTTCCAAACGTACTTATCTGGGGCGCCGGTGAGCGGAATTTCATCAGCCTCACCGTTTCCATTCGGGTCTTCCGTTTTGAACGCCTTTAACACCTCATACAAGTCATCCGTTGTTTTCGGCATCTCCATTCCAACCGCATTCAGCCAGTCTTCGTTCATCCAATATTTTTGTGAATAGGTGCAGTGATAGCACTCGTTAAAGCGTGGCAAGGCGTAAATGTTGCCATCTGGAGCCGTAATTGCCTCGCGAAAAACCTCGCTTTTGTCCATCATCGCTGTAATGTTTGGCGCATGTTCTTCAATGAGATCATTAAGAGGAAGAAACACTCCCTGACTTCCATAAGTAAGCAAATCTGTTGAAGAAAATTTTCCTTCTAGAAAAACCTCTGGATAATCACCACTGGCCAACAATAGCTGACGCCGGTCGGTCAAGGCGTCCGTCGGTGCAACATCCCAATTTAAGCTGACATCAAATTTATCTTCAATAAACAACGTGAATTCATTTTCTTCCATAGGTGCCTTTCCTTGCGGTGCAAAAAACGTCAGTT
This genomic interval from Aureibacillus halotolerans contains the following:
- a CDS encoding ABC transporter ATP-binding protein — protein: MEIFSTSNVFIRLLKMGKRYLIWYITLCLLTLILALLSVATAEMFNRLANAAVDKNMSLLINTVFLAIGILSVNLIVAIFKKTLSEQLTLRSTLYMQSNVVENTLNTKMADLDKYHTGDIINRITDSVREAQSGVNIKSQEVLGNVLQIIFLLSYFSFIHIPLTIGALVLAVILPMLINFVSKPMRGLYESRQNAITEKESFIQDVIQGAEVVRSYSLTERMKQVLESKYNQYLNYHFKVQKYEVALFRSHTLIWLLGILYVFGYGGYLVSINQLNVGDVVAFAISFERLAFPLAGLAGVWAKFQNSLAHGRRIFELLDLSKEQKLGKKNGPIQIEDIHIDNVYFSYPQSQLSLKGISMTLQKGKSTALIGPSGSGKSTLANLLLALYKPDNGKIYYGIHDLQDMDIANWRSRIAYIPQDPVMFTGSIFENIAIGKEGATWEEVITAATAAQIHNSIRNTSKQYDSVIGEDGLQLSGGEIQRITIARAFLSNPDIVILDEPTSSLDTTNERLIVEQLLEIFKGKTILIISHRLATIQNADQIVFMEDGYVIESGNHKDLVQKKGEFYRMYYDDSKEEVI
- a CDS encoding extracellular solute-binding protein, which encodes MMKKQLYVVFVSVFMVLLLAACSGDSATSDTDESGNVQLTFFAPQGKAPMEENEFTLFIEDKFDVSLNWDVAPTDALTDRRQLLLASGDYPEVFLEGKFSSTDLLTYGSQGVFLPLNDLIEEHAPNITAMMDKSEVFREAITAPDGNIYALPRFNECYHCTYSQKYWMNEDWLNAVGMEMPKTTDDLYEVLKAFKTEDPNGNGEADEIPLTGAPDKYVWNGNIDAYLMNSFIYNDNDKYLLLENGKVDFAANKPAWRDGLSYMNKLYEEGLIDQAAFTQNDQAIGQLGNREGDEVVGSVTTALISYLVDTYDPEAERHKHWTIVPPLEGPEGVQLAGVEKGIAEFQFAITNKATEAQQVKAIEIANYLFSEEGSLYSEYGPSEGSGWKMAEAEEKNIKGEPAKYSYYNLPERDPNVVVNESWSLVGPKDLSNDFRDLFAEGQDPLTAEGYGTRLAQATEVYAPYAPEEYYPTGVYIRPDDTEAAAQITTAIQDYVESNLAQFIVGSKDIDKEWDAYVEGFEGLGLDQYLDIYQSAIEKE